In a single window of the Scophthalmus maximus strain ysfricsl-2021 chromosome 18, ASM2237912v1, whole genome shotgun sequence genome:
- the tbc1d32 gene encoding protein broad-minded isoform X3: MDPKRGPAEDKMSRLSAEDESELQLLLKQLLISINDRISGAPSTECAEEILLHLEETDKNFHNYEFVKYFRQYVETSLGTVVEEETKNLTRGEGQHAIGSGHDTLIHAVTRRTRDSAEYQQMMQTLKNTMIVAVESLINRFEEDQMRKEELHRERQQSQSNSQYIDNCSDSDSSFNQSYAFIRQEQLQDLAEKLDPSRPKEVRWQALQALCCAPPSDVLSCESWSGLRRKLCAALTEPDPDLADNVLQFFAKSFSSSPLNVTREIYTSLAKSVEISFTSHKLSFPTGSATVDTNRPEVVRLLKQIRLMNDFQKEVTTFWIRHPEKYMEEIIESTFSLLSLHHEPGSTSPRTEKTLEPIHLLALLDIRATWFNKWMHGCYSRTVVLRLLERKYKSLIVAALQQCICYSERCERFTNETADPPSAEQQRNAVQRSVYSGKELEYAVVVHSLCFLGKLLIYTNGRKLFPVKVRKRKDPVGLADLVVILIHIMYQQPERLHSDTSYTDPLSPSGLVMEVLWTLGDRTECAAECLHQPAVIETLLAPVIALLNGQQCELKSPAVALTLVADILARVANTDRGLALFLHEENVLVAHGERRTTAALVVVQFTLRLLNDELPSLSESDARQTLCGAFIFVCRQMYNTCEGLQVLRPHGLHAAIAAAWKKTSSLSERVPTPMPGPTARASTQELQNMLIWEETLLDSLLNFAATPKGLLLLQQMGAMNECVSYMFSRFSKKLQVSRCEKFGYGVMVTQVAATAPGVVALRCSGFVQALVTELWSTLECGSEEVRGVRPQPTPMDPIDRSCLKSFLSLLNLLSSSQSVWTLLAQQPLANKSEYTLREMPTSIPELIDRLIAVNSDAKIHSLFHYEQSHTFGLRLLSVLCSNLDSFLLLESQYDICSALLQSQRENVTEPDDSDGEFIVDSLSVERNHVLVRVGVVGGPSERRLPPRALQEGEDPYPWPMFSSHPLPPCYTLDLPNILHISQDSEITSFLSASVDAASEEGWMLICRRHYCDAMTSEPGILTGHVLADLLDKVVAHLASAERFFSPAQYKAEEEEEEEERSVKSAVLSSVEQLGIDTCLRYGRYLELLRDDAAHDLTLLMKHLKVFLSSQRIKPSSDLVARQDCYPGHDWLASTVFLIMAGDADRSLRLLLGLSSLLTSAFIWPAGIHASVHVAVETAESGIPPVYWCTAHYVEMLLKAEVPLVHAAFRMSGFTPSQTCLHWLTQCFWNYLDWTEICHYVSTCVVMGPDYQVYMCTAVFKHLQPEILRRTQSQELQVFLKEEPIRGFEVSDYLEFMERLERSYRDVVLTDMKTLRDPVG, translated from the exons ATGGACCCGAAACGAG GACCAGCTGAAGACAAGATGTCTCGGTTGTCGGCTGAAGACGAGTCGGAGTTGCAGTTGCTGCTCAAGCAGCTTCTGATCAGCATCAACGACAGGATCTCCGGCGCGCCGTCCACCGAGTGTGCAGAGGAGATCCTCCTTCACCTGGAGGAGACGGACAAGAACTTCCACAA TTATGAGTTTGTCAAGTACTTCCGTCAGTATGTGGAGACTTCTCTGGGgacggtggtggaggaggaaaccAAGAACCTGACGAGAGGCGAGGGACAACATGCGATCGGCTCAGGCCACGACACACTGATCCACGCCGTCACCAGGAGGACCCGAGACTCGGCCGA GTACCAGCAGATGATGCAGACCCTGAAAAACACCATGATAGTCGCCGTGGAATCTTTGATCAACAGATTCGAGGAGGACCAGatgaggaaagaggagctgcacagAGAGAGGCAACAGTCTCAGTCCAACAGCCAGTACATCGACAACTGCTCTGACAGCGACTCGTCCTTCAACCAG AGTTATGCATTCATCAGACAAGAGCAGCTGCAAGACTTGGCTGAAAAACTTGACCCCAGCAGACCCAAAGAG GTCCGTTGGCAGGCTCTCCAGGCGCTCTGCTGTGCCCCTCCCTCGGATGTGCTGAGCTGTGAGAGCTGGAGTGGCCTGCGCAGGAAGCTCTGTGCGGCTCTGACCGAGCCCGACCCCGACCTCGCC GATAACGTGCTGCAGTTCTTCGCTAaaagcttctcctcctctcccctgaaTGTGACACGAGAGATCTATACCAGCTTGG CTAAAAGTGTGGAGATCAGTTTCACGTCCCACAAGCTGAGCTTCCCGACGGGCTCGGCGACCGTCGACACGAACAGACCCGAGGTTGTTCGTCTTCTCAAACAG aTTCGATTGATGAATGACTTTCAAAAGGAGGTGACGACTTTTTGGATCCGTCATCCAGAGAA GTATATGGAGGAAATTATAGAGAGCACCTTCTCCCTGTTGTCCCTCCACCATGAACCTGGCTCGACCTCTCCCAGGACAGAGAAAACCCTGGAGCCAATTCACTTACTGGCCTTACTCGACATCAGAGCTACCTGGTTTAATAAGTGGATG CATGGCTGCTACAGTAGGACTGTGGTTCTAAGACTCCTGGAGAGAAAATACAAGTCTCTG ATTGTTGCGGCTCTtcagcagtgtatctgttaCAGTGAACGCTGTGAACGCTTCACAAACGAGACAGCTGATCCCCcgtcagcagagcagcagcggaACGCCG TCCAGAGGAGTGTTTATTCGGGAAAGGAGCTGGAATACGCCGTGGTTGTTCACTCCCTGTGTTTCCTGGGAAAACTCCTCATCTACACCAATGGAAGAAAGCTCTTCCCCGTCAAAGTGAGGAAACGCAAAG ATCCAGTCGGTCTGGCAGACCTGGTGGTCATCCTGATTCACATCATGTACCAACAGCCCGAGCGTCtacacagtgacacatcatACACAG acCCCCTGTCGCCCAGCGGCCTGGTGATGGAGGTGCTGTGGACGCTGGGCGACAGGACAGAGTGCGCTGCCGAGTGTCTCCACCAGCCGGCTGTCATAGAGACGCTGCTGGCTCCGGTTATAGCTCTGCTCAATGGACAgcag TGCGAATTAAAGTCTCCCGCCGTTGCGCTGACGCTCGTCGCTGACATTCTGGCTCGCGTCGCAAACACGGACCGGGGATTAGCTCTGTTCCTGCACGAGGAGAACGTCCTGGTGGCGCACGGCGAGAG AAGAACCACCGCTGCTCTCGTCGTCGTGCAGTTCACCCTGAGGCTGCTGAACGACGAGCTGCCGTCGCTGAGCGAATCCGACGCACGGCAAACGTTGTGCGGAGCTTTCATCTTCGTCTGCAGGCAGATGTACAACACGTGCGAGGGTCTGCAGGTCCTCCGACCCCACGGCCTGCACGCGGCTATAGCCGCTGCATGGAAAAAG ACAAGTTCCTTGTCTGAAAGAGTTCCTACCCCGATGCCAGGGCCCACTGCTAGGGCATCCACCCAGGAACTTCAGAACAT GCTCATCTGGGAGGAGACGTTGTTGGACAGCCTGCTGAACTTCGCCGCCACTCCCAaaggtctgctgctgctccagcagatgGGGGCCATGAACGAATGCGTCTCCTACATGTTTTCTCGCTTCTCTAAAAAACTGCAG GTGAGCCGCTGTGAGAAGTTTGGCTACGGGGTGATGGTGACACAGGTGGCAGCAACTGCTCCTGGGGTGGTGGCGTTGCGCTGTTCAG GTTTTGTCCAGGCGCTGGTGACTGAGCTGTGGTCAACGCTGGAGTGTGGAAGTGAAGAGGTGAGGGGAGTCCGTCCCCAACCGACACCCATGGACCCCATCGACAGGAGCTGCCTCAAG TCCTTCCTGTCCTTGCTCAACCTGCTCTCCTCATCCCAGTCCGTATGGACGCTGCTGGCTCAACAGCCTTTAGCCAACAAGAGTGAATACACCCTGAGAGAAATGCCAACCTCCATTCCT GAGTTGATTGACAGGCTGATTGCTGTGAACTCGGATGCAAAGATCCATTCGCTGTTCCACTATGAGCAGTCTCACACATTTGGCCTGAg ACTGCTCAGCGTGCTCTGCAGTAATCTGGACTCctttctgctgctggagagcCAATACGACATCTGCTCCGCGCTGCTGCAGAGTCAGAGGGAGAACGTCACCGAGCCAGACGACAGTGACGG GGAGTTCATCGTCGACAGTCTGTCAGTGGAGAGGAACCACGTGCTGGTTCGCGTCGGCGTGGTCGGAGGTCCGTCCGAGAGGAGGCTCCCTCCTCGAGCCCTGCAAGAG GGTGAAGATCCGTATCCCTGGCCCATGTTTTCCAGccaccctcttcctccctgctaCACCTTGGACCTGCCAAACATCCTCCATATCTCACAGG ACTCCGAGATCACTTCATTCCTGTCGGCATCTGTAGACGCAGCGAGCGAGGAGGGCTGGATGCTGATCTGCCGTCGGCACTACTGCGATGCCATGACCTCCGAACCCGGCATCCTGACTGGACACG tgCTGGCCGACCTTCTGGACAAGGTCGTGGCTCATTTAGCCTCCGCAGAGCGCTTCTTCTCTCCGGCTCAGTACAAAG CGGAGGA ggaggaggaggaggaggagaggagcgtgaAGAGCGCTGTGTTGTCATCTGTGGAACAGCTGGGGATCGACAcgtgtctcag GTACGGCAGATACCTGGAGCTGCTTAGGGACGACGCGGCGCACGACTTGACGCTGCTCATGAAGCACCTGAAGGTCTTCTTGTCCTCGCAGAGAATCAAACCTTCGTCGGACCTCG TCGCCCGGCAGGATTGTTACCCGGGCCACGACTGGCTGGCCTCCACGGTTTTCCTCATCATGGCCGGAGATGCGGACCGGTCTCTGCGTCTGCTGCTCGGCCTCTCCTCGCTGCTCACCTCCGCGTTCATCTGGCCTGCGGGGATACATGCGTCT GTCCACGTCGCCGTGGAAACGGCTGAGTCGGGGATCCCTCCCGTCTACTGGTGCACGGCGCACTACGTGGAAATGCTGCTGAAAGCCGAGGTGCCTCTGGTGCACGCCGCCTTCAGGATGTCCGGCTTCACCCCATCGCAG ACGTGCCTCCACTGGCTCACCCAGTGCTTCTGGAACTATCTAGACTGGACGGAGATCTGCCACTACGTCTCCACCTGCGTGGTGATGGGCCCCGACTACCAGGTCTACATGTGCACGGCCGTTTTCAAACACCTGCAGCCCGAGATCCTGCGGCGCACGCAGTCCCAGGAGCTGCAGGTCTTCCTCAAG
- the tbc1d32 gene encoding protein broad-minded isoform X5 translates to MDPKRGPAEDKMSRLSAEDESELQLLLKQLLISINDRISGAPSTECAEEILLHLEETDKNFHNYEFVKYFRQYVETSLGTVVEEETKNLTRGEGQHAIGSGHDTLIHAVTRRTRDSAEYQQMMQTLKNTMIVAVESLINRFEEDQMRKEELHRERQQSQSNSQYIDNCSDSDSSFNQSYAFIRQEQLQDLAEKLDPSRPKEVRWQALQALCCAPPSDVLSCESWSGLRRKLCAALTEPDPDLADNVLQFFAKSFSSSPLNVTREIYTSLAKSVEISFTSHKLSFPTGSATVDTNRPEVVRLLKQIRLMNDFQKEVTTFWIRHPEKYMEEIIESTFSLLSLHHEPGSTSPRTEKTLEPIHLLALLDIRATWFNKWMHGCYSRTVVLRLLERKYKSLIVAALQQCICYSERCERFTNETADPPSAEQQRNAVQRSVYSGKELEYAVVVHSLCFLGKLLIYTNGRKLFPVKVRKRKDPVGLADLVVILIHIMYQQPERLHSDTSYTDPLSPSGLVMEVLWTLGDRTECAAECLHQPAVIETLLAPVIALLNGQQCELKSPAVALTLVADILARVANTDRGLALFLHEENVLVAHGERRTTAALVVVQFTLRLLNDELPSLSESDARQTLCGAFIFVCRQMYNTCEGLQVLRPHGLHAAIAAAWKKTSSLSERVPTPMPGPTARASTQELQNMLIWEETLLDSLLNFAATPKGLLLLQQMGAMNECVSYMFSRFSKKLQVSRCEKFGYGVMVTQVAATAPGVVALRCSGFVQALVTELWSTLECGSEEVRGVRPQPTPMDPIDRSCLKSFLSLLNLLSSSQSVWTLLAQQPLANKSEYTLREMPTSIPELIDRLIAVNSDAKIHSLFHYEQSHTFGLRLLSVLCSNLDSFLLLESQYDICSALLQSQRENVTEPDDSDGEFIVDSLSVERNHVLVRVGVVGGPSERRLPPRALQEGEDPYPWPMFSSHPLPPCYTLDLPNILHISQDSEITSFLSASVDAASEEGWMLICRRHYCDAMTSEPGILTGHVLADLLDKVVAHLASAERFFSPAQYKAEEEEEERSVKSAVLSSVEQLGIDTCLRYGRYLELLRDDAAHDLTLLMKHLKVFLSSQRIKPSSDLVARQDCYPGHDWLASTVFLIMAGDADRSLRLLLGLSSLLTSAFIWPAGIHASVHVAVETAESGIPPVYWCTAHYVEMLLKAEVPLVHAAFRMSGFTPSQTCLHWLTQCFWNYLDWTEICHYVSTCVVMGPDYQVYMCTAVFKHLQPEILRRTQSQELQVFLKEEPIRGFEVSDYLEFMERLERSYRDVVLTDMKTLRDPVG, encoded by the exons ATGGACCCGAAACGAG GACCAGCTGAAGACAAGATGTCTCGGTTGTCGGCTGAAGACGAGTCGGAGTTGCAGTTGCTGCTCAAGCAGCTTCTGATCAGCATCAACGACAGGATCTCCGGCGCGCCGTCCACCGAGTGTGCAGAGGAGATCCTCCTTCACCTGGAGGAGACGGACAAGAACTTCCACAA TTATGAGTTTGTCAAGTACTTCCGTCAGTATGTGGAGACTTCTCTGGGgacggtggtggaggaggaaaccAAGAACCTGACGAGAGGCGAGGGACAACATGCGATCGGCTCAGGCCACGACACACTGATCCACGCCGTCACCAGGAGGACCCGAGACTCGGCCGA GTACCAGCAGATGATGCAGACCCTGAAAAACACCATGATAGTCGCCGTGGAATCTTTGATCAACAGATTCGAGGAGGACCAGatgaggaaagaggagctgcacagAGAGAGGCAACAGTCTCAGTCCAACAGCCAGTACATCGACAACTGCTCTGACAGCGACTCGTCCTTCAACCAG AGTTATGCATTCATCAGACAAGAGCAGCTGCAAGACTTGGCTGAAAAACTTGACCCCAGCAGACCCAAAGAG GTCCGTTGGCAGGCTCTCCAGGCGCTCTGCTGTGCCCCTCCCTCGGATGTGCTGAGCTGTGAGAGCTGGAGTGGCCTGCGCAGGAAGCTCTGTGCGGCTCTGACCGAGCCCGACCCCGACCTCGCC GATAACGTGCTGCAGTTCTTCGCTAaaagcttctcctcctctcccctgaaTGTGACACGAGAGATCTATACCAGCTTGG CTAAAAGTGTGGAGATCAGTTTCACGTCCCACAAGCTGAGCTTCCCGACGGGCTCGGCGACCGTCGACACGAACAGACCCGAGGTTGTTCGTCTTCTCAAACAG aTTCGATTGATGAATGACTTTCAAAAGGAGGTGACGACTTTTTGGATCCGTCATCCAGAGAA GTATATGGAGGAAATTATAGAGAGCACCTTCTCCCTGTTGTCCCTCCACCATGAACCTGGCTCGACCTCTCCCAGGACAGAGAAAACCCTGGAGCCAATTCACTTACTGGCCTTACTCGACATCAGAGCTACCTGGTTTAATAAGTGGATG CATGGCTGCTACAGTAGGACTGTGGTTCTAAGACTCCTGGAGAGAAAATACAAGTCTCTG ATTGTTGCGGCTCTtcagcagtgtatctgttaCAGTGAACGCTGTGAACGCTTCACAAACGAGACAGCTGATCCCCcgtcagcagagcagcagcggaACGCCG TCCAGAGGAGTGTTTATTCGGGAAAGGAGCTGGAATACGCCGTGGTTGTTCACTCCCTGTGTTTCCTGGGAAAACTCCTCATCTACACCAATGGAAGAAAGCTCTTCCCCGTCAAAGTGAGGAAACGCAAAG ATCCAGTCGGTCTGGCAGACCTGGTGGTCATCCTGATTCACATCATGTACCAACAGCCCGAGCGTCtacacagtgacacatcatACACAG acCCCCTGTCGCCCAGCGGCCTGGTGATGGAGGTGCTGTGGACGCTGGGCGACAGGACAGAGTGCGCTGCCGAGTGTCTCCACCAGCCGGCTGTCATAGAGACGCTGCTGGCTCCGGTTATAGCTCTGCTCAATGGACAgcag TGCGAATTAAAGTCTCCCGCCGTTGCGCTGACGCTCGTCGCTGACATTCTGGCTCGCGTCGCAAACACGGACCGGGGATTAGCTCTGTTCCTGCACGAGGAGAACGTCCTGGTGGCGCACGGCGAGAG AAGAACCACCGCTGCTCTCGTCGTCGTGCAGTTCACCCTGAGGCTGCTGAACGACGAGCTGCCGTCGCTGAGCGAATCCGACGCACGGCAAACGTTGTGCGGAGCTTTCATCTTCGTCTGCAGGCAGATGTACAACACGTGCGAGGGTCTGCAGGTCCTCCGACCCCACGGCCTGCACGCGGCTATAGCCGCTGCATGGAAAAAG ACAAGTTCCTTGTCTGAAAGAGTTCCTACCCCGATGCCAGGGCCCACTGCTAGGGCATCCACCCAGGAACTTCAGAACAT GCTCATCTGGGAGGAGACGTTGTTGGACAGCCTGCTGAACTTCGCCGCCACTCCCAaaggtctgctgctgctccagcagatgGGGGCCATGAACGAATGCGTCTCCTACATGTTTTCTCGCTTCTCTAAAAAACTGCAG GTGAGCCGCTGTGAGAAGTTTGGCTACGGGGTGATGGTGACACAGGTGGCAGCAACTGCTCCTGGGGTGGTGGCGTTGCGCTGTTCAG GTTTTGTCCAGGCGCTGGTGACTGAGCTGTGGTCAACGCTGGAGTGTGGAAGTGAAGAGGTGAGGGGAGTCCGTCCCCAACCGACACCCATGGACCCCATCGACAGGAGCTGCCTCAAG TCCTTCCTGTCCTTGCTCAACCTGCTCTCCTCATCCCAGTCCGTATGGACGCTGCTGGCTCAACAGCCTTTAGCCAACAAGAGTGAATACACCCTGAGAGAAATGCCAACCTCCATTCCT GAGTTGATTGACAGGCTGATTGCTGTGAACTCGGATGCAAAGATCCATTCGCTGTTCCACTATGAGCAGTCTCACACATTTGGCCTGAg ACTGCTCAGCGTGCTCTGCAGTAATCTGGACTCctttctgctgctggagagcCAATACGACATCTGCTCCGCGCTGCTGCAGAGTCAGAGGGAGAACGTCACCGAGCCAGACGACAGTGACGG GGAGTTCATCGTCGACAGTCTGTCAGTGGAGAGGAACCACGTGCTGGTTCGCGTCGGCGTGGTCGGAGGTCCGTCCGAGAGGAGGCTCCCTCCTCGAGCCCTGCAAGAG GGTGAAGATCCGTATCCCTGGCCCATGTTTTCCAGccaccctcttcctccctgctaCACCTTGGACCTGCCAAACATCCTCCATATCTCACAGG ACTCCGAGATCACTTCATTCCTGTCGGCATCTGTAGACGCAGCGAGCGAGGAGGGCTGGATGCTGATCTGCCGTCGGCACTACTGCGATGCCATGACCTCCGAACCCGGCATCCTGACTGGACACG tgCTGGCCGACCTTCTGGACAAGGTCGTGGCTCATTTAGCCTCCGCAGAGCGCTTCTTCTCTCCGGCTCAGTACAAAG cggaggaggaggaggaggagaggagcgtgaAGAGCGCTGTGTTGTCATCTGTGGAACAGCTGGGGATCGACAcgtgtctcag GTACGGCAGATACCTGGAGCTGCTTAGGGACGACGCGGCGCACGACTTGACGCTGCTCATGAAGCACCTGAAGGTCTTCTTGTCCTCGCAGAGAATCAAACCTTCGTCGGACCTCG TCGCCCGGCAGGATTGTTACCCGGGCCACGACTGGCTGGCCTCCACGGTTTTCCTCATCATGGCCGGAGATGCGGACCGGTCTCTGCGTCTGCTGCTCGGCCTCTCCTCGCTGCTCACCTCCGCGTTCATCTGGCCTGCGGGGATACATGCGTCT GTCCACGTCGCCGTGGAAACGGCTGAGTCGGGGATCCCTCCCGTCTACTGGTGCACGGCGCACTACGTGGAAATGCTGCTGAAAGCCGAGGTGCCTCTGGTGCACGCCGCCTTCAGGATGTCCGGCTTCACCCCATCGCAG ACGTGCCTCCACTGGCTCACCCAGTGCTTCTGGAACTATCTAGACTGGACGGAGATCTGCCACTACGTCTCCACCTGCGTGGTGATGGGCCCCGACTACCAGGTCTACATGTGCACGGCCGTTTTCAAACACCTGCAGCCCGAGATCCTGCGGCGCACGCAGTCCCAGGAGCTGCAGGTCTTCCTCAAG